The Halomonas sp. 7T genome contains a region encoding:
- a CDS encoding Spy/CpxP family protein refolding chaperone, with translation MDIRKLTLAFGLTLALSASGTGVAFAQGMMGDQAGQGRSMMGGTIGDGQGGMGPGMMGEMMGGGMMPCPMMGGAGMDMMLMLDDDQRSEMRELMQEHRPAQFERMGRMMNLRDDLMAEMHGDRPDPDEVQALHGQMAELHGEMMAEMVRMRNAMHDQMSDEQRQQLEQATPEGGVNPDDHDAHH, from the coding sequence ATGGATATTCGCAAACTCACTCTCGCCTTCGGACTCACCCTGGCCCTCTCAGCCAGTGGTACAGGCGTTGCTTTCGCCCAGGGGATGATGGGTGACCAAGCGGGCCAAGGACGCTCCATGATGGGAGGAACGATAGGTGACGGCCAAGGCGGTATGGGGCCTGGCATGATGGGGGAAATGATGGGTGGCGGCATGATGCCCTGCCCGATGATGGGCGGCGCCGGCATGGACATGATGTTGATGCTCGATGATGATCAACGCAGCGAGATGCGTGAGCTGATGCAGGAGCACCGACCTGCCCAGTTCGAACGCATGGGGCGGATGATGAACCTACGCGACGACCTGATGGCGGAGATGCACGGCGATCGCCCAGACCCTGATGAGGTTCAAGCGCTACACGGACAGATGGCCGAGTTGCACGGCGAGATGATGGCCGAGATGGTGCGCATGCGAAATGCCATGCATGACCAGATGAGCGACGAGCAGCGCCAACAGCTGGAGCAGGCCACACCCGAGGGCGGCGTCAATCCTGACGACCACGACGCCCACCACTGA
- a CDS encoding multicopper oxidase family protein, which translates to MSDQVGRFQSVLTPAAHAVPVSDGLEAKLWLYNGKVLPLIEVREGDELDITLINELEHETTLHWHGVPVPQTEDGAPWEAVLPGKPRHYRYVLHKGSAGLHWFHPHPHEGTARQVAHGLAGALLVRPRLDDLPMEVKEHLLVVSDLRLNLDGEVAPHTSEDWMNGREGELLLVNGQREPRLDVAPGSTLRLRLVNACAGRYLRLRLDEHELSLIGTDGGLLERPQPLSELLLTPGERADLLVRISEKAEKSFELASHPYTRGWMGAKPTHLDEIAPLLSIHTLNTGVFPAVALPDPLSHISPLGEPAVRRRVELTEVMPDHGNHGAVNGDPHAGHGGSDSHHGTHGPGHGASHASDDDRAVRPKVDFLINGRAFAMNDVLFEGQVGEVEEWEIFNNSHMDHPFHVHGTHFQVIATRDADSEWRDAPWLAWKDTVNLAPYQRLKLRMVFLKPGDWLFHCHIIEHEELGMMATIRIS; encoded by the coding sequence TTGAGTGATCAGGTTGGACGCTTTCAAAGTGTGTTAACCCCAGCTGCCCATGCGGTGCCAGTGAGCGATGGGCTTGAGGCAAAGTTGTGGCTCTACAACGGCAAAGTGTTGCCATTGATTGAGGTGCGCGAGGGGGATGAGTTAGACATTACGCTGATAAACGAGCTTGAGCACGAAACTACGCTGCACTGGCATGGGGTGCCCGTGCCACAGACGGAAGATGGGGCTCCCTGGGAAGCCGTATTGCCAGGCAAGCCAAGACATTATCGTTATGTTCTTCATAAGGGGAGTGCAGGATTACACTGGTTCCATCCCCACCCACATGAGGGTACTGCGCGACAGGTAGCTCATGGTTTAGCAGGTGCATTATTGGTCAGACCTCGGCTTGACGACTTACCCATGGAGGTGAAGGAACACCTGCTAGTGGTCAGCGACCTGCGCCTGAATTTGGATGGCGAAGTGGCACCCCATACCAGCGAAGATTGGATGAATGGACGCGAGGGGGAGCTTCTGTTGGTCAACGGCCAACGCGAGCCACGCCTCGATGTTGCACCCGGCAGCACCTTACGGCTGCGACTGGTCAATGCCTGTGCTGGCCGGTACTTGCGTTTACGCCTGGACGAACATGAGCTTTCCCTGATTGGCACCGATGGTGGTTTGCTTGAGCGGCCACAGCCGCTCAGCGAACTGCTGCTCACTCCAGGTGAGCGGGCCGATCTTCTTGTGCGAATAAGCGAGAAAGCAGAAAAGAGTTTTGAACTGGCGAGTCATCCCTATACACGTGGTTGGATGGGAGCTAAGCCCACACATCTGGACGAGATTGCTCCGCTATTATCGATTCATACCCTTAACACTGGCGTATTCCCAGCCGTCGCGTTACCTGACCCCTTGTCCCATATCTCACCCCTAGGCGAACCAGCAGTGAGACGTCGAGTGGAACTGACCGAGGTGATGCCAGACCATGGCAATCACGGTGCGGTGAATGGCGATCCGCATGCTGGCCACGGCGGCAGTGACAGCCATCACGGAACCCATGGGCCGGGGCATGGGGCGAGTCACGCTAGCGACGATGATAGAGCGGTTCGACCCAAGGTGGATTTTCTGATCAACGGCCGTGCCTTTGCCATGAACGACGTCCTGTTTGAGGGGCAGGTTGGCGAGGTAGAGGAGTGGGAGATATTCAATAACTCCCATATGGATCACCCCTTCCATGTGCATGGCACCCACTTCCAGGTAATCGCGACTCGCGATGCTGACAGTGAATGGCGAGACGCGCCCTGGCTAGCCTGGAAGGACACTGTCAATCTGGCTCCTTATCAGCGCCTCAAGCTTCGTATGGTGTTCCTCAAGCCCGGCGATTGGCTGTTCCACTGCCACATTATTGAACACGAAGAGTTGGGCATGATGGCGACGATCCGTATTAGCTGA
- a CDS encoding F510_1955 family glycosylhydrolase — MTYYRWPLAVAFLLTLLTGCSREPSSISLEQLREQTHIHGLAIDRSDSERLWLATHHGFYAVGSDGMARRISEETHDFMGFAPHPEEGETFFASGHPARGGDLGVVKSRDSGRNWSPLATGVDGPVDFHQMTISEATPNVLYGANAGQLQISQDGGANWQIRAKAPAGLIALAASSRDPEQLYAATQTGLLMSPDGGERWRQVYPERRPTSLVVASQGELYAFMIGVGLLRVEEGSRDWEVVKRGWEERYLMHLALDPHDPQRLAAVDDLNQLLISTNGGRDWSHLK; from the coding sequence ATGACCTATTATCGCTGGCCACTTGCCGTGGCCTTCCTGCTTACCCTGCTTACGGGTTGCTCCCGAGAACCGAGTAGTATCAGTCTTGAGCAATTGCGAGAGCAGACCCATATTCATGGACTGGCTATCGATCGATCTGATAGCGAACGACTGTGGTTGGCCACCCACCATGGCTTTTATGCCGTTGGAAGTGATGGAATGGCCCGCCGGATCTCTGAGGAAACCCATGACTTCATGGGTTTTGCTCCTCACCCAGAAGAAGGCGAGACCTTTTTTGCCAGCGGCCACCCGGCCAGGGGGGGGGACCTCGGCGTGGTTAAGTCAAGGGATTCAGGCCGCAACTGGTCGCCATTAGCCACCGGCGTTGACGGCCCGGTAGATTTTCATCAGATGACAATCAGTGAGGCTACTCCCAACGTACTCTATGGAGCTAATGCTGGCCAGCTTCAAATCAGCCAGGATGGTGGTGCCAATTGGCAGATTCGCGCCAAGGCGCCGGCCGGGCTGATTGCCCTGGCCGCCTCGAGCCGTGATCCAGAGCAACTCTATGCCGCCACCCAGACCGGGCTATTGATGAGTCCTGACGGAGGCGAACGATGGCGACAAGTATACCCTGAGCGCCGCCCTACGAGCCTGGTGGTGGCCAGCCAAGGAGAGCTTTACGCCTTCATGATAGGTGTAGGCTTGCTGAGAGTTGAGGAGGGCAGCCGGGATTGGGAGGTAGTCAAGCGCGGCTGGGAAGAGCGCTATCTGATGCACCTGGCGCTGGATCCGCACGACCCACAGCGTTTGGCGGCGGTCGATGACCTCAACCAACTGCTGATCAGTACTAACGGTGGACGCGACTGGTCGCACCTCAAATAA
- the lgt gene encoding prolipoprotein diacylglyceryl transferase — protein sequence MLQYPQIDPVAISLGPFAIHWYGLMYVVGFVAAWWLGRLRANRLKLTHDDISDLIFYSAVGVVVGGRLGYVLFYGIEQFLANPLWLFKVWEGGMSFHGGLLGVLAATLWFARKHRLGFFALTDFIAPLVPIGLGAGRIGNFINHELPGRVSNLPWAMPFPHMGPEPRHPSALYEFALEGVVLFVLLWWFSAEPRRRGLISGLFLLLYGVFRFTVEFVRLPDEHIGFLAFGWVTMGMLLTAPMILVGMALITWSRQQPVDNHSQPGSYLCRREKKTQ from the coding sequence ATGTTGCAATATCCCCAGATTGATCCAGTGGCCATCAGCCTCGGCCCGTTCGCGATTCACTGGTATGGCCTGATGTATGTGGTGGGCTTCGTCGCCGCCTGGTGGCTTGGGCGCCTTAGAGCTAATCGACTCAAGCTAACCCACGATGACATTAGCGACCTGATCTTTTACTCCGCTGTAGGCGTAGTGGTTGGTGGCCGGTTGGGCTATGTCCTGTTCTATGGAATAGAGCAGTTCCTGGCCAACCCCTTATGGCTGTTCAAAGTTTGGGAAGGCGGTATGAGCTTTCATGGTGGGCTGCTCGGGGTGCTGGCGGCGACGCTATGGTTTGCGCGAAAGCATCGGCTCGGCTTCTTTGCCCTAACCGACTTCATCGCACCACTGGTGCCGATCGGGCTTGGTGCAGGGCGAATCGGGAATTTCATCAATCACGAGCTGCCGGGGCGCGTCAGCAACCTGCCCTGGGCGATGCCGTTTCCCCACATGGGCCCAGAGCCACGCCACCCCTCTGCGCTTTATGAATTCGCCCTGGAAGGGGTGGTGCTGTTCGTGCTGCTGTGGTGGTTTTCCGCTGAGCCGCGGCGGCGAGGGCTAATCTCTGGTCTTTTTTTGCTGCTGTACGGCGTGTTTCGCTTCACGGTTGAATTCGTGAGGTTGCCGGATGAACACATCGGCTTCCTCGCGTTTGGCTGGGTCACCATGGGCATGCTGCTGACTGCCCCGATGATACTGGTTGGCATGGCGCTGATCACCTGGTCGCGCCAACAGCCGGTGGATAATCATAGCCAACCCGGTTCATACCTGTGCCGCCGAGAGAAGAAGACACAATGA
- a CDS encoding L,D-transpeptidase family protein: MILTLRYSNTITAMTIKTGLGALLIATQLSTLPVLAEETGEWPLGHYRLPEHGDLIGEAYTVVVGNEADTLLDIARTHNLGYEEIRRANPDVSIWVPGVGTEVLVPAQHILPDADRTGIVINIAELRLYYYPEVGEGEVPRVETYPIGIGRDGYDTPLGITTTTMRLEDPAWYPPRSMREEAAARGESAPAVVPPGPDNPLGKHAILLDIPGYLIHGTNDPDGIGMRASRGCIRMFPEDIKAIFGAVPLGTQVNIVDQPIKVGWDDGTAFVQVYQFLEDQNHGIQSLLETQPMLNQYVVDQSVSYSQLQELLERSDGQVVPIDTPTQDELVEEQEQPLILFHEVGL; the protein is encoded by the coding sequence ATGATACTAACGCTTAGGTACTCCAACACCATCACTGCCATGACTATTAAAACGGGGCTAGGGGCGTTGCTTATTGCTACGCAGCTGAGCACTTTACCTGTGCTTGCTGAAGAAACGGGGGAGTGGCCGCTGGGCCACTACAGGTTGCCTGAACACGGTGACCTGATTGGTGAGGCCTATACGGTAGTGGTAGGCAACGAGGCGGATACACTCCTCGATATCGCCCGCACCCATAACCTGGGCTACGAGGAAATCCGTCGAGCTAATCCGGATGTCAGCATTTGGGTGCCGGGCGTAGGAACAGAAGTGCTCGTGCCAGCCCAGCACATCCTGCCCGATGCTGATAGGACTGGTATTGTCATTAACATCGCCGAGTTGCGTCTCTATTATTATCCGGAGGTAGGCGAAGGTGAGGTGCCCCGAGTCGAGACTTATCCGATCGGCATTGGTCGAGACGGCTATGACACCCCACTGGGAATTACCACCACTACCATGCGGCTTGAGGATCCTGCCTGGTATCCGCCACGTTCCATGCGTGAAGAAGCGGCGGCGCGTGGCGAATCAGCACCCGCCGTGGTGCCGCCAGGTCCCGATAACCCACTCGGCAAGCATGCCATCCTACTCGATATACCTGGTTATCTAATTCACGGTACCAATGATCCAGACGGCATTGGCATGCGCGCTAGCCGTGGCTGCATACGCATGTTTCCGGAAGATATTAAAGCAATATTCGGTGCTGTGCCTTTAGGCACTCAGGTTAATATCGTCGATCAGCCCATCAAGGTCGGCTGGGACGATGGCACTGCGTTTGTGCAGGTATATCAGTTTCTTGAAGATCAGAATCACGGAATTCAATCACTGCTTGAGACGCAGCCGATGCTCAATCAGTACGTCGTGGATCAATCGGTAAGTTATTCACAACTCCAAGAACTGCTGGAGAGATCCGACGGTCAAGTAGTGCCCATCGATACGCCAACTCAGGATGAGCTTGTAGAAGAGCAAGAGCAACCCTTGATACTGTTTCATGAGGTGGGTCTTTAA
- a CDS encoding ferric reductase-like transmembrane domain-containing protein encodes MNNHVIAKKVSEEKPASSIKANKSTRRHRIGRHFVVVLIGAMTAYLFWLSRMEWDAEMRTWRALGDAAFILLFVTMVIGPVVKIWPRQLSFLVNWRRAFGIWFAIFASVHAFLVWDGWARWSIRGFLGYQELPLAGLSGPVLVDPGFGLANMVGLVALFFGLVLFAISSDKAMRFLGSSTWKHLQNYAYVVFYLVALHGIYFLFLHYELSLRNLVFQSGVSGPNWFRFWFVGLVSIVFTVQVAAMIKLILQRRKGGLGGA; translated from the coding sequence ATGAACAATCACGTTATAGCTAAAAAAGTCAGTGAAGAGAAACCGGCGTCTTCAATAAAAGCCAATAAGTCGACTAGGCGTCATAGAATTGGAAGACATTTCGTTGTTGTACTGATTGGTGCCATGACAGCTTATCTTTTTTGGTTGAGCCGAATGGAGTGGGACGCTGAGATGCGCACTTGGCGTGCTTTAGGCGATGCTGCTTTTATCCTGTTATTTGTCACCATGGTGATAGGCCCTGTGGTGAAAATATGGCCTAGGCAATTGAGCTTTCTTGTCAATTGGCGGCGAGCCTTCGGGATCTGGTTTGCGATCTTTGCCTCTGTGCATGCTTTTCTAGTGTGGGATGGCTGGGCACGGTGGTCGATTCGTGGATTTTTAGGCTATCAGGAGCTGCCTTTGGCGGGGCTTTCAGGCCCGGTTCTTGTGGATCCGGGGTTCGGGCTTGCGAATATGGTCGGGTTAGTCGCCCTCTTTTTTGGGCTCGTCCTGTTTGCCATATCATCCGACAAGGCCATGCGCTTCCTGGGAAGCTCAACATGGAAGCATCTTCAAAATTATGCCTATGTGGTTTTCTATCTAGTTGCTCTTCATGGAATCTACTTTCTCTTCCTACATTATGAGCTGAGTCTCAGGAATCTAGTTTTCCAGAGTGGGGTGTCTGGGCCCAATTGGTTTCGGTTCTGGTTTGTAGGGCTCGTGAGTATTGTCTTTACCGTTCAGGTTGCGGCAATGATAAAACTGATTTTACAGCGAAGAAAAGGTGGTTTAGGGGGAGCATGA
- the cls gene encoding cardiolipin synthase: protein MSSRTSQGAVAWIVSLNTLPYVAVPAYWVFGRTKFQGYVSARRDENSVLGQALAEKLAELRAHGVSDEHSDKHLVGVEQLAKLPFLGGNRVELLIDGEQTFESLFAGIDAAERYLLVQFYIVRADAVGLALQARLIEKARQGVEVFFLYDEIGSYALPSHYLQTLEEAGVRVHRFHSTRGTGNRFQLNFRNHRKIMVADGERAWVGGFNVGDEYLEGHPRIGPWRDTHLMIEGPAALALQLVFLEDWHWATEEIPELPWSPLIPSGHGTPVLILPSGPADRFETASLMIQQAIHAAQERIWISSPYFVPDEGVLAMLKLASLSGVEVKILIPERPDNLLTYFAAYAFLDSLLEAGVEVYRYEGGFLHGKAFLVDEIGAAVGTVNLDNRSFRLNFEVTAMVMDADFAAEVDAMFKADFARARQMQPEEISDKPLWHRVVARAAYLFAPVL from the coding sequence ATGTCGAGCCGTACCTCTCAGGGAGCTGTGGCCTGGATCGTTTCACTAAACACATTGCCCTATGTGGCGGTGCCAGCCTACTGGGTGTTCGGCCGCACGAAATTCCAGGGCTATGTCTCTGCACGACGCGACGAGAACTCGGTGTTGGGGCAGGCGCTTGCTGAAAAACTGGCCGAGCTGCGGGCTCATGGGGTTTCGGATGAACACTCTGACAAGCATCTGGTGGGTGTCGAACAGCTGGCCAAGCTGCCGTTTCTAGGTGGCAACCGGGTGGAACTGCTGATCGACGGTGAGCAGACCTTCGAGAGCTTGTTTGCCGGTATTGATGCTGCTGAGCGCTATCTGCTTGTGCAGTTTTATATCGTTCGGGCTGATGCAGTGGGATTGGCGCTGCAGGCACGGCTGATTGAGAAGGCTAGGCAGGGCGTGGAGGTCTTCTTTCTATACGATGAAATTGGAAGTTATGCGTTGCCGAGCCACTATCTCCAGACGCTGGAAGAGGCGGGTGTTCGAGTACATCGCTTTCATTCTACGCGGGGGACAGGTAATCGCTTCCAGCTCAACTTTCGCAACCATCGCAAGATAATGGTGGCCGATGGGGAAAGAGCTTGGGTCGGTGGATTCAATGTTGGCGATGAATACTTGGAAGGCCACCCACGAATTGGCCCGTGGCGTGATACCCACCTAATGATTGAGGGGCCTGCGGCCTTGGCGCTGCAGCTGGTGTTTCTTGAAGATTGGCACTGGGCGACTGAGGAAATCCCCGAGCTTCCCTGGTCACCGCTAATTCCAAGCGGCCATGGTACACCGGTGCTCATTCTTCCGAGTGGGCCCGCAGACCGATTTGAGACGGCTAGTCTGATGATTCAACAGGCAATTCACGCCGCGCAAGAGCGTATCTGGATATCCAGTCCCTACTTTGTGCCAGATGAGGGGGTGCTGGCGATGCTTAAACTAGCCTCGTTAAGCGGAGTAGAGGTGAAAATCCTGATTCCCGAACGTCCAGATAACCTTCTAACCTACTTTGCGGCCTATGCCTTTCTCGATTCGCTTCTCGAGGCGGGGGTCGAGGTCTATCGCTACGAGGGGGGCTTCTTACATGGCAAAGCCTTTTTGGTTGACGAAATCGGTGCGGCAGTGGGTACCGTTAACCTCGACAACCGCTCCTTTCGACTCAACTTCGAGGTGACGGCGATGGTGATGGACGCCGACTTTGCCGCCGAGGTTGATGCGATGTTCAAGGCGGATTTCGCGCGGGCACGGCAGATGCAGCCAGAAGAGATCAGCGATAAGCCGCTTTGGCATCGGGTGGTGGCTCGAGCGGCCTATTTGTTTGCGCCGGTCTTATGA